The Nostoc sp. 'Lobaria pulmonaria (5183) cyanobiont' genome window below encodes:
- a CDS encoding GNAT family N-acetyltransferase: MSNLVINIAELPEDFPAIQAIRKSVFQEEQGVDPALEFDGKDEISDHLIAYLNLEAVGTARIRYLDDKTAKIERLAVLSIVRGQGIGKKIMENALQVIANQNIPEVVIHAQEYVKDLYKKLDFVEEGEIFEEASILHVKMRKKFTQLN, from the coding sequence ATGAGTAATTTAGTTATAAACATTGCTGAATTACCTGAAGATTTTCCGGCAATTCAAGCAATTAGAAAATCAGTTTTTCAAGAAGAACAAGGGGTAGATCCTGCTTTAGAATTTGATGGCAAAGATGAAATATCCGATCATCTAATTGCTTATTTAAATCTGGAAGCTGTGGGTACTGCCAGAATCAGATATTTAGATGATAAAACTGCTAAAATAGAAAGGTTAGCTGTTTTATCGATAGTTAGAGGGCAGGGTATTGGTAAAAAAATTATGGAAAATGCCCTACAGGTGATAGCTAACCAAAATATTCCAGAAGTAGTGATTCATGCTCAAGAATATGTGAAAGACTTATACAAGAAACTCGATTTTGTAGAAGAAGGAGAAATATTTGAAGAAGCTAGTATTCTCCATGTTAAAATGAGAAAAAAGTTTACACAGCTAAATTAA
- a CDS encoding ATP-binding protein: MQVVSARDITEHNQAQEASRIRENSRRRQSQTLVQLARSKTFQQGNLNAVLREITETAARTLLVERVGVWLYNEERSKIECIDLYDVRTKEHTFGNSLLKTNFPAYFQALEEERTIAVDDARNDIRTQELSESYLSVLGITSILDAPIWLEGHLVGVVCHEHIGEARQWTLEEETFAGSITDFVTLAMEASERNIVQEALRQSEAQFRAIFERSSIGIGLIDMKAQIVDTNLALCEILGYSQEELYGKRFTDYISIEREDLKLYKQLMSGIRTDLKRTSREGLQPSKHQEQLVERHRIEIERRCQHQNGSLVWTHISVSVIPGSNGEPEFFLAMIEDITERKQTELKIRASQAAEAASRAKSEFLATMSHELRTPLNAIMGLSQLLQQEIVGSLNEKQNEYVSCIYSSGEHLLAVINDILDLSKVEAGKEELLLSSLLVSDICNYAIWTVRDRASEKGLQLTYKIDREADICVADERRIKQMLLNLLSNAIKFTPAGEVSLLVKKVPQGITFTVSDTGIGIDSSQFQFIFEPFKQLDSRLNRQYEGTGLGLALTRKLARLHGGDVTFTSTLGKGSQFTLFLPNPERLENEEDEIDEVDETEEEANFTSSSLFSSSPVIPTNKTILLVEEEENTATLLQDYLHTIGYQVKWIDNANEFLKQVESFQPDLVFFDFQLVKNVHIGNLLNILTKEPYRKHLPIIMMTFSELLEEEIATLPGSLNDYLVKPIRIVQLESILMKYLS, from the coding sequence ATGCAGGTGGTGTCAGCTAGAGATATTACAGAGCACAACCAGGCCCAAGAGGCTTCACGAATCAGAGAAAATAGTCGGCGAAGACAAAGCCAGACGCTGGTGCAACTGGCAAGAAGCAAGACATTTCAGCAAGGTAATCTCAATGCGGTGTTGAGGGAAATCACAGAAACTGCTGCTCGGACGCTGTTAGTAGAGCGAGTTGGGGTATGGTTATATAATGAAGAACGTTCAAAAATTGAATGCATCGATTTATATGATGTCAGGACTAAGGAGCATACCTTTGGTAACTCGCTTTTAAAAACAAATTTTCCTGCTTATTTTCAGGCTTTAGAAGAGGAACGTACCATTGCCGTAGATGATGCCAGAAACGACATCAGAACCCAAGAATTATCAGAGTCTTATCTTTCAGTTTTGGGCATCACATCTATACTAGATGCACCAATTTGGCTAGAGGGTCATTTGGTAGGCGTAGTGTGTCACGAACACATAGGCGAAGCTCGCCAATGGACTTTAGAAGAAGAGACTTTTGCTGGTTCGATTACAGATTTTGTGACGCTGGCTATGGAAGCGAGCGAGCGAAACATTGTACAGGAAGCACTGCGACAGAGTGAGGCACAATTTCGGGCGATTTTTGAGCGTTCCTCTATCGGCATTGGACTTATAGATATGAAAGCGCAGATAGTCGATACTAATCTGGCACTGTGCGAAATTTTAGGATACAGCCAAGAAGAGTTATACGGCAAGCGCTTTACAGATTACATTTCCATAGAAAGGGAAGATTTAAAACTTTACAAACAACTGATGTCAGGAATTCGCACGGACTTAAAGAGAACTTCGAGGGAAGGTTTACAACCCTCCAAACATCAGGAACAGCTTGTCGAAAGACATCGGATTGAGATCGAAAGACGCTGCCAGCATCAAAATGGTAGCTTAGTTTGGACTCATATCTCTGTTTCTGTTATACCAGGCAGCAATGGTGAACCTGAGTTTTTTCTAGCGATGATTGAGGATATTACTGAACGTAAGCAAACAGAGTTGAAAATACGTGCTTCTCAAGCAGCAGAAGCTGCCAGTCGGGCAAAAAGTGAATTTTTAGCAACTATGAGCCATGAGTTGCGGACGCCTCTGAATGCGATTATGGGTTTGTCACAGTTACTGCAACAAGAAATAGTTGGCTCTTTGAATGAAAAGCAGAACGAATATGTAAGTTGTATATATAGTAGTGGCGAACATCTACTGGCAGTGATTAACGATATCCTTGACTTATCTAAAGTAGAAGCAGGTAAGGAAGAACTGTTATTATCATCTTTGTTAGTGTCAGATATATGTAATTATGCCATCTGGACAGTGCGCGATCGCGCCTCAGAAAAGGGATTGCAACTCACATATAAAATTGACCGAGAAGCTGATATTTGCGTTGCTGATGAACGGCGCATCAAGCAAATGCTACTCAACCTGCTGAGCAATGCCATTAAATTCACTCCAGCAGGTGAAGTATCGCTGCTAGTCAAAAAAGTACCACAAGGGATAACGTTTACAGTTTCAGATACTGGCATTGGTATAGATTCAAGCCAGTTTCAATTTATATTTGAACCGTTTAAACAACTTGACAGTCGGTTAAATCGGCAGTATGAAGGCACTGGTTTGGGTTTAGCCTTGACACGCAAATTAGCACGTTTACATGGTGGAGATGTCACCTTTACATCAACTTTAGGAAAGGGCAGTCAGTTCACTCTGTTTCTACCAAATCCAGAGCGTCTGGAAAATGAGGAAGATGAGATAGATGAGGTAGATGAGACAGAAGAGGAAGCAAATTTTACCTCGTCCTCCTTATTCTCCTCTTCTCCTGTTATTCCCACAAATAAAACTATTTTGCTTGTAGAAGAAGAGGAAAACACTGCAACACTGTTGCAAGATTATCTCCACACAATTGGCTACCAAGTCAAATGGATAGATAATGCTAACGAATTTTTGAAACAGGTAGAAAGCTTCCAACCAGATTTAGTTTTTTTTGATTTCCAGTTAGTAAAAAATGTTCATATCGGGAATTTGCTAAATATCCTTACAAAAGAGCCTTATCGGAAACATTTACCGATTATAATGATGACCTTTAGCGAACTTTTAGAGGAGGAAATTGCCACGTTACCAGGTAGTCTTAATGATTACCTTGTTAAGCCAATTCGGATAGTCCAGCTAGAGTCAATCCTGATGAAATATTTGAGTTAA
- the pruA gene encoding L-glutamate gamma-semialdehyde dehydrogenase, translated as MVLQVQTSTYEAKTQEIAKQLLVVTQENRSFFSSLRDQMRWDDKLLAWAMSNPGLRVQLFRFIDTLPALHSKSEIASHLQEYLGDESVELPSALKGMLNFANPDSMPGQVAATTVGTAVETLAHKYISGENIKQVIKTVERLRKEKMAFTIDLLGEAVITEAEAQSYLERYLELIQQLVEASKNWAAIPAIDEADGEAIPKVQVSVKLTAFYSQFDPLDAKGSEERVSDRIRILLRRAKELGAAVHFDMEQYAYKDITFNILKKLLLEEEFRQRTDIGMTIQAYLRDSEQDTEDLISWLKQRGYPLTIRLVKGAYWDQETIKAAQKHWKQPVYNDKAATDANFETITQLLLENHQYVYSAIGSHNVRSHSRAIAIAESLNVPRRRFELQVLYGMGDKVAKALVDKGYRVRVYCPYGELLPGMAYLIRRLLENTANSSFLRQNLENRPIEELLAPPIVKEEKNVQTRLIASLQTPDSHFLGAADTDYAEEEVRTKAAQAFQNVRQQLGKTYLPLINGEYVNPPEFVDSLNPSKFSEVIGKVGLISVEQAEQAMQAAKAAFPGWKKTPAKQRADILRKAGDLMELRRAELSVWIVLEVGKPVKEADGEVSEAIDFCRYYADEIERLEKGVNYDIPGETNHYIYQPRGIAVVISPWNFPLAIACGMTVAALVSGNCTLLKPAETSSVIAAKLTEILVDAGLPKGVFQYVPGKGSQVGAHLVNHPDTHVIAFTGSQEVGCRIYAEAAILKPGQKHMKRVIAEMGGKNAIIVDESADLDQAVVGIVQSAFGYSGQKCSAASRVIVLQPIYDAFVQRLVEATKSLNIGEAELPSTQVGPVIDANARDRIREYIEKGKAEAEVALELPAPEQGYFIGPVIFSEVSPNAVISQEEIFGPVLAVIRVKDFQEALAVANGTNYALTGGLYSRTPSHIQQAQTEFEVGNLYINRNITGAIVGRQPFGGFKLSGVGSKAGGPDYLLQFLEPRAVTENIQRQGFAPIEGAD; from the coding sequence GTGGTATTACAAGTACAAACAAGCACCTACGAAGCTAAAACCCAAGAAATTGCTAAACAACTTCTAGTAGTAACGCAGGAAAATCGTTCGTTTTTTTCTTCCCTGCGGGATCAAATGCGTTGGGATGATAAATTACTAGCTTGGGCGATGAGTAATCCTGGGTTGCGGGTGCAACTATTTCGCTTTATAGATACGCTACCTGCTTTGCACAGTAAATCAGAAATTGCCTCACATTTACAAGAATATTTAGGCGATGAATCGGTAGAATTACCGTCAGCTTTGAAGGGAATGCTAAACTTTGCTAACCCCGACTCTATGCCAGGGCAAGTTGCTGCTACAACTGTTGGTACAGCCGTTGAGACGCTTGCCCATAAATATATTTCTGGGGAAAACATTAAACAAGTCATCAAAACAGTTGAACGACTACGAAAAGAAAAAATGGCTTTCACTATCGATTTACTCGGTGAAGCCGTAATTACCGAAGCGGAAGCGCAGTCTTATCTAGAACGCTATCTAGAATTAATCCAACAATTGGTGGAAGCATCAAAGAATTGGGCAGCTATTCCGGCTATTGATGAGGCTGATGGCGAAGCAATCCCAAAAGTTCAGGTTTCTGTGAAGTTAACGGCGTTTTATTCCCAATTTGACCCATTAGATGCTAAAGGTAGTGAGGAGCGAGTTAGCGATCGCATTCGTATTCTCTTACGTCGTGCTAAAGAGTTGGGTGCAGCTGTGCATTTTGATATGGAACAGTATGCTTATAAAGATATAACTTTCAACATCTTGAAAAAACTCTTACTAGAAGAAGAGTTTCGGCAACGCACAGATATTGGTATGACAATCCAAGCATATCTGCGTGATAGCGAACAAGATACCGAAGACTTAATTTCTTGGTTGAAACAGCGCGGTTATCCCTTAACAATTCGCTTGGTGAAAGGCGCATATTGGGATCAAGAAACGATTAAAGCAGCGCAGAAGCATTGGAAACAGCCAGTTTACAACGACAAAGCCGCAACTGATGCTAACTTTGAAACCATCACTCAGTTGTTGTTAGAAAATCATCAATATGTCTATTCTGCCATTGGTAGCCATAACGTGCGATCGCACTCTCGCGCCATTGCCATAGCTGAAAGTTTAAATGTCCCTCGCCGTCGCTTTGAATTACAAGTCCTCTACGGTATGGGTGATAAAGTTGCCAAGGCGTTGGTTGATAAAGGTTATCGGGTGAGAGTTTACTGTCCCTATGGTGAATTATTACCTGGGATGGCCTATTTAATTCGGCGATTGTTGGAAAATACAGCTAATAGTTCTTTTTTACGGCAAAATCTCGAAAATCGTCCGATTGAGGAATTATTAGCGCCGCCGATTGTCAAAGAGGAGAAGAACGTACAGACGCGATTAATCGCGTCTCTTCAAACTCCTGACTCTCATTTCCTCGGTGCTGCTGATACCGATTACGCTGAGGAAGAGGTGAGAACGAAAGCGGCGCAAGCTTTCCAAAACGTTCGCCAACAACTTGGTAAAACTTATTTACCGCTAATTAATGGAGAATATGTTAATCCACCGGAATTTGTTGATTCTCTCAATCCTTCTAAGTTCAGTGAGGTAATTGGTAAAGTTGGGTTGATTAGCGTTGAACAAGCAGAACAGGCGATGCAAGCTGCCAAAGCGGCATTTCCTGGGTGGAAGAAAACACCAGCTAAACAACGCGCTGATATTTTGCGGAAAGCGGGTGATTTGATGGAACTCCGCCGCGCTGAACTTTCAGTTTGGATAGTTTTGGAAGTTGGGAAACCAGTTAAGGAAGCTGATGGAGAGGTTTCGGAAGCGATAGACTTTTGTCGTTACTACGCTGATGAGATAGAACGGTTAGAAAAAGGTGTGAATTACGACATACCTGGTGAAACTAATCATTATATTTACCAGCCACGGGGGATTGCTGTAGTAATTTCTCCCTGGAATTTCCCGCTAGCGATCGCTTGTGGAATGACTGTTGCAGCTTTGGTTTCCGGCAATTGCACTCTCCTCAAACCTGCGGAAACGTCTTCTGTGATTGCAGCGAAACTCACAGAAATCTTAGTAGACGCTGGTTTGCCCAAAGGTGTATTTCAATACGTACCTGGCAAGGGTTCGCAAGTCGGCGCTCATTTGGTAAATCATCCAGATACTCATGTAATTGCTTTTACGGGTTCTCAAGAAGTAGGTTGTAGAATTTACGCAGAAGCGGCAATTTTGAAACCCGGACAAAAGCACATGAAACGCGTGATTGCTGAAATGGGCGGCAAGAATGCCATCATTGTCGATGAAAGTGCTGATTTAGACCAAGCTGTTGTGGGGATAGTGCAGTCAGCATTTGGTTATAGCGGCCAAAAATGTTCTGCCGCCTCCAGGGTGATTGTGCTGCAACCGATTTATGATGCCTTTGTGCAACGGTTGGTAGAAGCGACAAAATCCTTGAACATTGGGGAAGCAGAGTTACCAAGTACACAAGTTGGGCCGGTAATTGATGCTAATGCCCGCGATCGCATCCGCGAGTATATTGAGAAGGGTAAGGCAGAAGCAGAAGTGGCGTTGGAATTACCAGCACCCGAACAAGGATATTTTATCGGGCCAGTTATTTTTAGTGAAGTATCACCAAATGCGGTAATTTCCCAGGAAGAGATTTTTGGCCCTGTGCTGGCGGTAATTCGGGTGAAAGATTTCCAGGAAGCGTTAGCAGTCGCCAACGGTACAAATTACGCCTTAACTGGCGGACTTTATTCTAGAACGCCTTCGCACATTCAACAGGCGCAGACAGAGTTTGAAGTCGGTAATTTGTACATCAACCGCAATATTACCGGAGCGATCGTTGGACGGCAACCCTTTGGTGGATTCAAACTTTCTGGAGTAGGTTCTAAAGCAGGTGGCCCCGATTACTTACTGCAATTTTTAGAACCACGCGCGGTGACAGAAAATATTCAACGTCAAGGTTTTGCACCAATTGAAGGAGCAGATTAA